AACAGAACCAATTAGAAAGGGGACTGATTCGAATGCTTCCATCTTTAAAAAAGGAAGAGAAAGACTACGTGATTGCCAAAGTGCAAGAGTATTTTGAACTTGAAAGAGGCGAGGAGATCGGTGATCTGGCAGCTGATCAGCTTCTACAATTAATGATCGAAGAGCTGGGTCCCTTCTTATATAACAGAGGGATTCAGGATGCACGTCAGATGGTTGAGCAAAAAGTGATGAATTTAGATGAAGATTTGTTGTCCTTAACGAGGCCGGCGGGTCGTCCTAAGCGCTAGCTACATAATGAAACCTCCGTCTTCATCAGGACGGAGGTTTTCTCCTTTGTAAAGTTAAAATACTTTATAGGAAGGGGCAAAATACGAAAAACAAAAACAGGAAAGAAAAGAGAGGAAGTAAAAAAACACAGGAACTTGATATGAGATACAAGTTCCTGTGTTTACACTTACTTTTTTTGAAGTTGAAAAGCTTCAGCTAAAAGTTCGTATGAGCGGAGTCGTTCCTCAAAAGGAGAAACGATCGTATTAATAATAATTTCGTTAACTTGATAGCTCTCTGCCAACTC
The Halobacillus halophilus DSM 2266 DNA segment above includes these coding regions:
- a CDS encoding DUF2164 domain-containing protein, with the protein product MLPSLKKEEKDYVIAKVQEYFELERGEEIGDLAADQLLQLMIEELGPFLYNRGIQDARQMVEQKVMNLDEDLLSLTRPAGRPKR